The following are from one region of the Acidobacteriota bacterium genome:
- a CDS encoding S41 family peptidase, which translates to MKTARIRIVVLTALIAVLLFFAFQRNVLDGVSSRMTAARGLSILRNVMYLIRHDYIEERDPGRTADGAFKGLVNSLDSLSSYLDRELTSKLLERSRHRMDPGLVLNKKYGNFPQVAGVIPGSPAEKAGILPGDLLSAVDDRPTLSMSLTEIRLHLKGADASPVKFRILRGTATLEKTVKRAELFADPFDFEPLPGSSAILRIRHLFPPLTEQVRTDILDDLKALSGYLILDLRNCHEGDLRETLAFLNLFHQSETIGWMEKKGGEKDILGSPEKSDLPGIPLAVWVNSGTMGPAEGLAAVLQESRGARLIGTPTPGLFALTEIFPLPDESAVLLTAGIFVPFSGRTLWEKGLSPDAVCESEKPGDDDYLKKTKPFFSEH; encoded by the coding sequence ATGAAAACCGCACGCATCCGCATTGTCGTTCTGACGGCTCTCATCGCCGTTCTTCTCTTTTTCGCATTCCAGCGCAATGTGCTGGATGGGGTCTCGTCCCGGATGACCGCAGCCCGGGGTCTGAGCATCCTGCGGAACGTGATGTATCTCATCCGCCACGATTACATTGAAGAACGGGATCCCGGCCGAACGGCCGACGGCGCTTTCAAGGGTCTTGTCAACTCTCTCGACAGTCTATCCAGCTATCTGGACAGGGAATTGACGTCCAAACTCCTGGAACGAAGCCGCCACCGCATGGATCCCGGCCTCGTCCTCAATAAAAAATACGGCAACTTTCCCCAGGTCGCCGGCGTCATTCCGGGTTCTCCGGCGGAAAAAGCCGGGATTCTCCCCGGCGATCTCTTGAGCGCCGTCGACGACAGACCGACCCTGTCCATGAGCCTGACGGAAATCCGCCTGCATCTCAAGGGTGCAGACGCTTCGCCCGTCAAGTTCCGCATTCTCCGGGGAACGGCGACCCTGGAAAAAACCGTAAAGCGGGCCGAACTCTTCGCAGATCCTTTCGATTTCGAACCTCTGCCCGGCTCGTCCGCCATCCTCCGGATTCGCCATCTCTTTCCCCCGCTGACGGAACAAGTTCGAACGGACATCCTGGATGACTTGAAAGCCCTGAGCGGATATCTCATCCTCGACTTGAGAAACTGCCACGAGGGAGATCTCCGGGAAACCCTGGCCTTTCTCAATCTTTTCCACCAATCCGAAACCATCGGATGGATGGAAAAGAAAGGCGGCGAAAAAGACATCCTCGGGAGTCCGGAGAAATCCGATCTTCCCGGGATTCCCCTGGCCGTCTGGGTCAACTCCGGAACGATGGGGCCGGCCGAGGGACTGGCCGCGGTGCTCCAGGAATCGCGCGGCGCCAGACTGATCGGCACGCCCACGCCCGGCCTGTTCGCCCTGACGGAGATCTTCCCCCTACCCGACGAAAGCGCCGTTCTTCTCACAGCCGGCATCTTCGTTCCTTTTTCGGGCCGGACGCTTTGGGAAAAAGGCCTTTCCCCCGATGCCGTCTGCGAATCCGAAAAGCCGGGCGATGACGATTACCTGAAAAAGACAAAGCCCTTTTTCTCCGAACATTGA
- a CDS encoding divergent polysaccharide deacetylase family protein: protein MKNPSPDRRPDVPAKPRRIAVWLIAAAALSAAALDVLQGRRGEPSYFFSRAPVVEEAPRESPISLPQDVPAEKPEKKPESPVVAVKKAPAPRPGRVALVVDDMGHDLSALDVLIGLEERLTVAVLPDSRYAVQTAEIARKNGIEIILHLPLEPLNNQESGDGTEGIIRSDMSRMTIRRMMEDYLTRVPHIRGVNNHMGSRGTADNALMRLVLEPLKERNLFFLDSMTSPRSIAAATAREMGIPAATRSVFLDDGGDPLSVRDRLNELFRQARTHGIAVGICHPYPQTLEVLKERFRGLGELGLEAVFVSDIVSR from the coding sequence ATGAAAAACCCGTCCCCGGACCGCCGGCCGGATGTTCCGGCGAAGCCGCGCAGGATTGCCGTCTGGCTGATCGCCGCCGCCGCGTTGTCGGCGGCGGCCCTGGATGTCCTGCAAGGCCGGCGGGGGGAGCCGTCCTATTTTTTCTCCCGGGCACCGGTTGTCGAAGAGGCGCCGCGGGAAAGCCCCATTTCCCTGCCTCAAGATGTTCCGGCGGAAAAACCTGAAAAAAAACCGGAATCCCCTGTTGTTGCGGTGAAAAAGGCTCCGGCACCGCGCCCCGGCCGGGTGGCTCTGGTCGTCGACGACATGGGCCACGATTTGAGCGCGCTCGATGTCCTGATCGGTCTCGAGGAACGCTTGACCGTCGCCGTTCTTCCGGACAGCCGGTACGCGGTGCAAACCGCCGAAATCGCCCGAAAGAACGGCATCGAGATCATCCTTCATCTTCCTCTGGAACCCCTGAACAACCAGGAATCCGGCGACGGCACGGAGGGAATCATCCGCTCGGACATGAGCCGGATGACCATCCGGAGGATGATGGAAGATTATCTGACCCGGGTGCCCCACATCCGGGGCGTCAACAATCACATGGGTTCCCGCGGAACGGCGGACAACGCTCTGATGCGCCTGGTTCTGGAACCCCTCAAAGAACGTAATCTTTTTTTTCTGGACAGCATGACCAGCCCCCGATCGATCGCGGCGGCCACGGCCCGGGAGATGGGCATTCCGGCCGCGACACGCAGTGTTTTTCTCGATGACGGAGGCGATCCCCTGTCCGTGCGGGATCGCTTGAACGAACTGTTCCGTCAAGCCCGAACCCACGGCATCGCCGTGGGGATTTGCCATCCTTACCCGCAGACCCTTGAGGTTCTGAAAGAGCGCTTCCGCGGACTCGGCGAACTCGGCCTCGAGGCCGTTTTCGTCTCGGACATCGTCAGCCGCTGA
- a CDS encoding arginine decarboxylase, pyruvoyl-dependent, whose product MTAILPGKVFLTRGMGRHAEKLVSFEIALRDAGISSFNLVRVSSIFPPRCRIVAREAGLKLLKPGQIVFLVMSENATDEPHRLISSSIGMAVPEDPDLYGYLAEHEAFGVTEKEAGRHTEDLAAEMLATKLGMTLSGRSTPRGGRPQRRLSPSLSLRTKSISQTAKGAAGLWTTTVAAAVLIA is encoded by the coding sequence ATGACCGCCATCCTTCCCGGCAAGGTTTTTCTGACGCGGGGCATGGGCCGGCATGCCGAAAAACTCGTCAGTTTCGAAATCGCTCTTCGAGACGCCGGGATTTCCTCCTTCAACCTCGTCCGCGTCTCGAGCATCTTTCCGCCCCGGTGCCGCATCGTAGCGCGCGAGGCCGGGCTGAAACTCCTGAAGCCGGGACAGATCGTTTTCCTGGTCATGAGCGAAAACGCGACAGACGAACCCCACCGGCTCATCTCCTCCTCCATCGGCATGGCCGTTCCCGAGGATCCGGATCTTTACGGTTATCTGGCCGAACACGAAGCCTTCGGAGTGACGGAAAAGGAGGCCGGACGCCACACGGAAGATCTTGCGGCCGAAATGCTGGCCACCAAGCTCGGCATGACCCTGAGCGGCCGTTCGACTCCCCGCGGCGGCCGTCCGCAACGCCGGCTTTCTCCTTCGCTTTCCCTCCGCACGAAAAGTATTTCGCAAACCGCGAAGGGTGCCGCCGGACTCTGGACGACGACCGTCGCCGCCGCCGTTTTGATCGCCTGA
- a CDS encoding peptidoglycan DD-metalloendopeptidase family protein → MMRPVRLVLCILLVFAVSSGSGRQEADIEDFENRLARVRKQIDDLKTRLREEEKREASLLSSLQKLRLGQRLIRNEMAEVDLQLKQTNRELAVLKDSADQMRTRLEEQRRAVQRTLVTLYKFGRIDFLQFALRSEDLESLIVENKRLGILARYQDELVSGFQKTLTEIRETEARLEEKRRDLSKLRDLAAAKKRELEAEERKTQDLIRRIQRDRATHLQVLQELEENARQLQIMMKKIADQEWTLPSPFVPFFERKGRLSWPVEGKVITRFGPEKHPRFRTTTMNNGIEIAPASEKAVVLALHAGKIVYADAFEGYGKLLIIDHGMAYFSLYGHCSEFLAAKGDIVREGQPIAVVGDSGSLKGECLYLEIRHRAKALDPLQWLNRR, encoded by the coding sequence ATGATGCGGCCCGTCCGTCTCGTTCTTTGCATTTTGCTGGTCTTCGCCGTCTCTTCGGGATCGGGCCGGCAGGAGGCCGATATCGAGGACTTCGAAAACCGGCTGGCCCGGGTTCGGAAGCAGATCGACGACCTGAAGACCCGGCTCCGCGAGGAGGAAAAGCGGGAAGCCTCGCTCCTGTCTTCGCTTCAAAAGCTCCGTCTGGGACAGCGGCTGATTCGCAACGAAATGGCCGAGGTCGACCTCCAGTTGAAACAGACAAACCGGGAACTGGCCGTGTTAAAGGACTCCGCCGATCAAATGCGGACCCGGTTGGAAGAACAGCGGCGGGCCGTTCAGAGAACCCTGGTCACCCTCTACAAATTCGGCCGCATCGATTTTCTGCAGTTCGCCCTCCGTTCGGAAGACCTGGAATCCCTGATCGTGGAAAACAAGCGGTTGGGCATTCTCGCCCGCTACCAGGATGAGCTGGTTTCCGGATTCCAGAAGACCCTGACCGAGATCCGGGAAACGGAAGCCCGTCTCGAAGAGAAGCGGCGGGACCTTTCGAAACTCCGGGATCTCGCCGCCGCAAAGAAACGGGAGCTCGAGGCCGAAGAACGGAAAACGCAGGATCTCATCCGTCGGATCCAGCGCGACAGGGCCACACACCTTCAGGTTCTGCAGGAGCTTGAGGAAAACGCCCGCCAGCTTCAGATCATGATGAAAAAGATTGCCGATCAGGAATGGACCCTTCCCTCGCCTTTTGTTCCGTTCTTCGAGCGGAAGGGCCGCCTGTCCTGGCCGGTCGAGGGCAAGGTCATCACGCGTTTCGGACCGGAAAAGCATCCGCGTTTCAGGACGACGACCATGAACAACGGCATCGAAATCGCCCCCGCCTCGGAAAAGGCCGTCGTGCTGGCTCTGCATGCCGGAAAAATCGTCTACGCCGACGCCTTCGAAGGATACGGCAAGCTGCTCATCATCGATCACGGCATGGCCTATTTCTCGCTTTATGGGCATTGTTCCGAATTCCTGGCCGCCAAGGGTGACATCGTCCGCGAGGGTCAGCCCATCGCCGTCGTCGGGGATTCGGGTTCGCTCAAGGGAGAATGTCTCTATCTCGAAATCCGGCACCGGGCCAAAGCCCTGGATCCCTTGCAATGGTTAAATCGAAGATGA
- a CDS encoding peptidyl-prolyl cis-trans isomerase has product MKTKRAATVLILAAAVVSFAAQDVVEEIVAVVNDDIITLSEYRQEFESTMALMRAQLQGEAFERQYENLKNELLNMMITDILLMQKAREEAINVGEQLKMTIESIKEENNIPTDEDLRRALQQQGIGYNEWIAEMEENLKKQAVIFTEVDRSIVLDDSEIVQYYRRFPDEFTEPEEFQIRAVYLAPASADELEVRKQAIDAAIEAGESLAAVAGTHSDPPLNEVEGDLGRFKKGELDPVLEDVVATLETGGISGWVETKNGWYRLHVEEKTPSRLRPFEDARKDVEENLFMEKKQKKLDEFLKKLREQSYIKILKPNPLNL; this is encoded by the coding sequence ATGAAAACGAAACGTGCCGCCACCGTTCTGATCCTCGCCGCCGCGGTTGTGTCTTTCGCCGCGCAGGACGTCGTCGAGGAGATCGTCGCCGTCGTCAACGACGACATCATCACCCTGTCGGAATACCGGCAGGAATTCGAATCCACAATGGCCCTCATGAGGGCCCAGCTTCAGGGAGAGGCTTTTGAGAGACAGTACGAGAATCTCAAGAACGAGCTTCTCAACATGATGATCACCGATATCCTGCTCATGCAGAAAGCCAGGGAAGAGGCAATCAATGTCGGCGAACAGCTGAAAATGACCATCGAATCCATCAAAGAGGAAAACAATATCCCGACGGACGAGGATCTGCGCCGGGCCCTTCAGCAACAGGGCATCGGATACAACGAGTGGATCGCCGAGATGGAGGAGAATCTGAAGAAGCAGGCGGTGATCTTCACGGAGGTCGACCGATCCATTGTCCTGGACGACTCCGAGATCGTCCAGTATTACCGCCGCTTTCCCGATGAATTCACGGAACCCGAGGAGTTCCAGATCCGGGCCGTTTATTTGGCCCCCGCCTCCGCGGATGAGTTGGAAGTCAGAAAGCAGGCCATCGACGCCGCGATCGAGGCCGGAGAATCTCTGGCCGCCGTAGCCGGGACCCATTCCGATCCCCCGCTCAATGAGGTCGAGGGCGATCTGGGTCGATTCAAGAAGGGCGAATTGGACCCTGTGCTTGAAGATGTCGTCGCGACTCTTGAAACGGGCGGAATCAGCGGCTGGGTCGAGACGAAAAACGGCTGGTATCGCCTCCATGTGGAAGAGAAAACGCCCAGCCGCCTCCGGCCCTTTGAGGATGCCCGGAAAGACGTTGAGGAAAACCTCTTCATGGAAAAGAAACAGAAGAAACTGGATGAGTTTCTCAAGAAACTCAGAGAACAGAGCTATATCAAGATTCTCAAACCGAACCCCCTGAATCTCTGA
- a CDS encoding lysylphosphatidylglycerol synthase transmembrane domain-containing protein — MPIREEFNPAAAGKKRIVFFLKLLFSLTLIGFLLAVKASPRDILGVLAGVDIGLLGIALSLHAVGLLVSAYRWQILARAQGDDIPLGVLVKSYLVGTFFSQFLPSSFGGDAVRIWDGSKYSRSLARSSAVVIVERLTGIAVLFGFAFLASLLRLDMAAELPVIWVSLVLGFFGLAAVTVFFLPLAERLREGFPGRLLPSKIRIGIGEFRRSVLHYKTQPRPFLRALIWAFVLQINVVVFFYLIGLAFRLDIAFLDYFIFIPIVLLIQIIPVTINGLGLREGSYIQIFAFYGISPHTAFSFSIVDVGFRLLLGLAGGVLFAVRK; from the coding sequence ATGCCGATCCGTGAAGAGTTCAACCCGGCGGCCGCGGGAAAAAAGCGGATCGTTTTTTTCCTCAAGCTTCTCTTCAGTCTGACACTGATCGGATTTCTCCTGGCCGTCAAGGCTTCCCCGCGGGATATCCTGGGTGTTTTGGCCGGAGTCGACATCGGGCTGCTCGGCATCGCCCTGTCGCTGCACGCCGTGGGGCTCCTCGTGAGCGCCTACCGCTGGCAGATCCTGGCCCGAGCCCAGGGCGATGACATCCCGCTCGGCGTTCTGGTCAAGTCCTACCTCGTCGGAACGTTTTTCAGCCAGTTTCTGCCGTCGAGTTTCGGGGGAGACGCGGTCCGCATCTGGGACGGGTCCAAGTATTCCCGGTCGCTGGCCCGATCTTCGGCCGTCGTCATCGTCGAGCGTTTGACGGGAATCGCCGTTCTGTTCGGCTTCGCCTTTCTGGCTTCTCTTCTGCGCCTCGACATGGCCGCCGAACTCCCTGTGATCTGGGTTTCCCTTGTTCTGGGCTTTTTCGGCCTGGCCGCCGTCACCGTGTTTTTCCTTCCCCTGGCCGAACGGTTGAGAGAGGGATTCCCGGGCCGTCTCCTGCCTTCGAAAATCCGGATCGGAATCGGCGAATTCCGGCGATCCGTCCTCCATTACAAAACCCAGCCCCGGCCGTTTCTCCGAGCCTTGATCTGGGCCTTTGTTCTTCAGATCAACGTTGTGGTTTTCTTCTATCTCATCGGCCTGGCTTTCCGGCTCGACATCGCCTTTCTGGACTACTTCATTTTCATCCCCATCGTTCTCCTGATCCAGATCATCCCCGTCACCATCAACGGGCTCGGCCTGCGGGAGGGGTCTTACATCCAGATCTTCGCATTCTACGGAATCTCCCCCCACACGGCTTTTTCCTTTTCCATTGTGGATGTCGGGTTCCGATTGCTGCTCGGCCTGGCCGGCGGAGTGTTGTTCGCGGTGCGAAAATGA
- a CDS encoding CDP-alcohol phosphatidyltransferase family protein, producing MSAGSSGFGTGCRPIPGYHQEVDPLKTLRFLPNLISFLRIILVPFFVLEVLAGRPRTALIIFFTAGITDVLDGWAARSLDLRSRTGVWLDPAADKILLTAAFITLSLPGGIGPNLLPLWLTLAVIGRDVLLVAGSLVILLLRGVKQFPPSLVGKTSTVGQVSTILAVLLFNATGHAVPELSWLYALTLALTGVSAVHYFMIGLGMMRRP from the coding sequence ATTTCTGCCGGATCGTCCGGTTTCGGGACCGGATGCCGTCCGATCCCTGGATATCATCAAGAGGTTGATCCGCTGAAAACGCTGCGGTTCCTGCCCAACCTGATCAGTTTCCTGAGGATCATCCTCGTCCCGTTTTTCGTTCTGGAAGTTCTGGCCGGACGCCCCCGAACGGCCCTGATCATTTTTTTTACGGCCGGGATCACCGACGTTCTGGACGGGTGGGCCGCGCGGAGCCTTGATCTCCGGAGCAGGACGGGTGTGTGGCTCGATCCGGCCGCGGACAAGATTCTTCTGACGGCCGCGTTCATCACCCTCAGCCTGCCCGGCGGAATAGGACCCAACCTGCTCCCTCTCTGGTTGACGCTCGCGGTTATCGGACGCGATGTCCTTCTCGTGGCTGGTTCCCTGGTCATCCTTCTTCTCAGGGGAGTCAAACAGTTTCCACCTTCGCTGGTCGGCAAGACCAGCACGGTCGGCCAGGTATCGACGATTCTGGCTGTCCTCCTTTTCAACGCCACAGGACACGCCGTCCCGGAGTTGTCCTGGCTTTACGCATTGACCCTGGCCCTGACAGGAGTTTCCGCCGTCCATTACTTTATGATCGGACTCGGCATGATGCGCCGGCCATAG
- a CDS encoding tetratricopeptide repeat protein — translation MVKKTACVMMTAGLFWSCASVPVQPPSFHIESIPSQITSRMSLDERIIVEDAWRDLRNGQGVRAERSLRRLDPSSPIYGVGIGYVYFLHQDLAAAADFFEAAARSDPDMIPARIGLAQIYEIQGRDEEVFSQYREILKVSPDHPWVVPRFESLRRRITDNLFRESETFAAAGKTEAARKSLLRLLFYHPESTEAQMELARLYLKDNNPQSAILHLESVLSLEPGHTGLLKIYAEALFQAEHLGRSLETYEKIRTLDPGDKETAARIETLKTRLGIFELPSMYDAIPAKEAVAREDVAALISVRFSDQIRSDLKPPIIVDIATSWASRFIMQTTALRFQDIYDNHTFQPRKTVSRAEMADTLMRLIRHLETRGHRLVKLIPPDRIQISDVGPEHLFHQPITEVIAYQIMDLSPDRQFLPDRPVSGPDAVRSLDIIKRLIR, via the coding sequence GTGGTGAAAAAAACAGCCTGTGTGATGATGACGGCGGGCCTGTTCTGGTCCTGCGCTTCCGTGCCCGTCCAGCCGCCGTCGTTCCATATCGAAAGCATTCCTTCGCAAATCACGTCCCGCATGAGCCTCGATGAGCGCATCATCGTTGAAGACGCCTGGAGGGATCTTCGCAACGGTCAGGGCGTCCGGGCCGAACGCAGCCTGAGACGCCTCGATCCTTCGAGTCCGATCTATGGGGTCGGCATCGGGTATGTCTATTTCCTCCATCAGGACCTCGCCGCCGCCGCGGATTTTTTCGAGGCCGCCGCCCGATCGGACCCCGACATGATCCCCGCCCGCATCGGGCTGGCCCAAATCTACGAAATTCAGGGCCGGGACGAAGAGGTTTTCTCCCAATACCGGGAAATTTTGAAAGTCAGTCCGGACCATCCCTGGGTCGTGCCGCGTTTTGAGTCGCTTCGCCGGCGGATCACGGACAATCTCTTCCGCGAGTCCGAGACATTCGCCGCGGCCGGAAAAACCGAGGCCGCCAGAAAATCCCTGCTGCGTCTTCTATTCTACCATCCGGAGTCGACCGAGGCCCAGATGGAACTCGCCCGCCTGTACTTGAAAGACAACAATCCGCAAAGCGCGATTCTCCATCTCGAGTCCGTCCTGTCTCTTGAGCCGGGTCATACGGGCCTTCTGAAAATCTATGCCGAAGCCCTGTTTCAGGCCGAACATCTCGGCCGAAGCCTGGAGACCTACGAAAAGATCCGGACCCTGGATCCCGGCGACAAGGAGACGGCGGCCAGGATCGAGACATTGAAAACCCGCCTGGGCATTTTCGAGCTTCCCAGCATGTATGACGCCATCCCCGCCAAAGAGGCCGTGGCCCGGGAGGACGTCGCGGCCCTGATCTCCGTCCGTTTCTCGGACCAGATTCGGTCCGATCTCAAGCCTCCCATCATTGTCGATATCGCCACCTCCTGGGCTTCCCGATTCATCATGCAGACGACGGCCCTGCGCTTTCAGGACATTTACGACAACCACACCTTCCAGCCGAGAAAAACGGTCAGCCGGGCCGAAATGGCCGACACGCTCATGCGGCTTATCCGGCATCTGGAAACCCGGGGCCATCGCCTGGTCAAGCTCATCCCCCCCGACAGGATCCAAATTTCCGACGTCGGGCCGGAGCATTTATTCCATCAGCCCATCACGGAAGTCATCGCTTACCAGATCATGGATCTTTCCCCCGACAGGCAATTTCTGCCGGATCGTCCGGTTTCGGGACCGGATGCCGTCCGATCCCTGGATATCATCAAGAGGTTGATCCGCTGA
- a CDS encoding DUF2207 domain-containing protein: MKKPSSRRRVLGLLGFCLLGVLWTGAGRLEGQSKDYHFPEVRMAIAVEADGSFTVEEHRTFDFRGDFSWATYWIPLKVERRKTVFNIAVEDFTVLDEQGAPLRIERSAGGGRFEAKYFYRARNERRTFRFRYRVRNGIFSYPDVSELYWQAVGDDWDKRTDRVEIVVTLPEAAAGRDELLVYGHGPLSGRSEIVDERTARFTAQRVPPFQFVEIRFVWPSGIVAGIPSDRHDRNSIRKEEAQFVRDTIARAEREKAARERVARLMIFLGLTWLASLVLLPAIWLIVFHSVWSKTGRDYRFDDIPEYFREPPSDLRPALVEVLMREGGKATPRSFTATLFDLARRGYLELDDRRVEKRGLFGMKDRVETTLVLRKDYRKDASLLPYEISLLDRVFISTAKKAGVPGDAVALRDFQAALKKNPRAFQTWFNAWVGSIDGEAKKLGFVEPLSLKMKNRFLWITLAAGILIANPILIVFSVTLVPTLKRRERHWAREYGLWKSLARFLDHFSDFKELPPEAYKLWDHYLVFGIVFGNAKNILKMLPRILGDERAAPVRWYHGADRAALLSPGRLDGLIRSIQQTASTIQQASTSAAHYSSGGGGGFSGGGGGGGGGGGGRAG, from the coding sequence ATGAAAAAACCCTCGTCCCGCCGCCGCGTCCTCGGGCTTCTCGGATTCTGTCTTCTGGGGGTCCTGTGGACCGGAGCAGGCCGGCTCGAAGGACAATCGAAGGACTATCATTTCCCCGAAGTCCGCATGGCCATTGCCGTCGAAGCCGACGGCTCGTTCACCGTCGAGGAGCACCGGACCTTCGATTTCCGCGGGGATTTCAGCTGGGCGACGTACTGGATCCCCCTCAAGGTGGAGCGCCGGAAAACCGTCTTCAACATCGCCGTCGAAGATTTTACCGTCCTGGACGAACAGGGAGCGCCGCTCCGCATCGAGCGTTCCGCCGGCGGCGGCCGCTTCGAAGCCAAATATTTCTACCGGGCCCGGAACGAGCGCCGGACGTTTCGCTTCCGCTATCGTGTGAGAAACGGGATTTTCAGCTATCCCGACGTCTCGGAACTCTACTGGCAGGCGGTGGGAGACGACTGGGACAAGCGGACCGACCGGGTCGAAATCGTCGTCACGCTGCCCGAAGCCGCGGCCGGGCGCGATGAACTCCTCGTCTACGGCCACGGTCCGTTGTCCGGCCGGTCTGAAATCGTGGACGAACGGACGGCCCGTTTCACCGCCCAGAGGGTTCCGCCCTTTCAGTTCGTGGAGATCCGCTTTGTCTGGCCTTCGGGAATCGTCGCCGGAATCCCCTCCGACCGCCATGACCGCAATTCGATCCGGAAGGAGGAAGCGCAATTCGTCCGGGACACCATCGCCCGGGCCGAACGGGAAAAGGCCGCCCGGGAACGCGTCGCACGCCTCATGATTTTCCTCGGTCTGACCTGGCTGGCTTCGCTTGTCCTTTTGCCCGCAATCTGGCTGATTGTCTTCCATTCGGTGTGGTCGAAAACGGGCCGGGATTATCGCTTCGACGACATTCCGGAATATTTTCGAGAGCCGCCGTCCGACCTGCGGCCCGCACTCGTCGAAGTCCTGATGCGGGAAGGGGGCAAGGCGACGCCGCGCTCTTTCACGGCCACGCTTTTCGACCTGGCCCGCAGGGGATATCTCGAACTCGACGACCGCCGGGTCGAGAAACGAGGCCTCTTCGGAATGAAAGACCGTGTCGAAACAACCCTCGTCCTCAGGAAAGATTACCGCAAGGATGCGTCTCTTCTTCCTTACGAAATCAGCCTCCTGGACCGGGTTTTCATATCCACGGCAAAAAAGGCCGGCGTTCCCGGAGACGCCGTCGCGCTCCGGGATTTCCAGGCGGCCTTGAAAAAAAATCCCCGGGCCTTTCAAACATGGTTCAATGCCTGGGTCGGATCCATCGATGGGGAAGCGAAAAAACTCGGCTTCGTCGAGCCGCTCAGCCTGAAAATGAAAAACCGGTTTCTCTGGATCACCCTGGCCGCCGGCATCCTGATCGCCAATCCGATCCTGATCGTCTTCTCCGTGACCCTTGTGCCCACGCTCAAGCGGCGTGAACGGCATTGGGCCCGGGAATACGGACTGTGGAAATCGCTGGCCCGATTTCTGGACCACTTCTCCGATTTCAAGGAACTGCCTCCCGAAGCCTACAAGCTGTGGGACCACTATCTCGTCTTCGGCATCGTCTTCGGAAACGCCAAAAATATTCTCAAAATGTTGCCGCGGATTCTCGGGGACGAGCGGGCCGCCCCCGTCCGCTGGTATCACGGCGCCGACCGGGCGGCTCTGCTGAGCCCCGGACGGCTTGACGGCCTGATCCGGTCGATCCAGCAGACGGCCTCGACCATCCAGCAGGCATCGACATCCGCCGCTCACTATTCCTCCGGCGGGGGCGGAGGATTCAGCGGAGGCGGCGGGGGAGGAGGAGGAGGAGGAGGAGGCCGAGCGGGATAA
- a CDS encoding peptidyl-prolyl cis-trans isomerase, with the protein MGYNELKLLKMKTLKPKWRWIAAPAAACCLLAFSVCGKPDSGIPDRKSLETLVPEQAQKIILVVEGVFFNNGDLENYIRRIPGGNSTALSPEILARLFDMFVEEKLLLQAARKSGLTLSWEEKRDFLAKSVGGSPEESPVLDNTDEERLYDRLLVEKYTYEVIKDIPVDDEEIREYYQANKKEYLLSERVRVSQILVDTEQRAVSILRRVENEPEDVFRRLAREESFGPEAFKGGEMGVFKPGDLPYEMERVVFALEEGALSRVVESFYGFHIFRLDKRYPPELLSESDAAPSIRLKILERKYKEAMASHIEDLRTDMEWTAYPDNLFFADPKDES; encoded by the coding sequence TTGGGCTATAATGAATTGAAATTGCTGAAGATGAAAACCCTGAAACCGAAATGGCGTTGGATTGCCGCGCCGGCCGCGGCCTGTTGTCTCCTGGCCTTTTCCGTCTGCGGGAAGCCCGATTCCGGAATCCCGGATCGGAAGAGTCTCGAGACCCTTGTCCCCGAACAAGCCCAAAAGATCATCCTTGTCGTCGAGGGTGTATTTTTCAACAATGGGGATTTGGAGAATTACATCCGGAGAATTCCGGGAGGGAATTCCACCGCCTTGTCCCCCGAGATCCTGGCCCGCCTTTTCGACATGTTCGTCGAAGAAAAGCTGCTCCTCCAGGCCGCCCGGAAGAGCGGTTTGACCCTGTCCTGGGAAGAGAAACGCGATTTTTTGGCCAAATCCGTCGGTGGATCTCCGGAAGAAAGTCCGGTTCTGGACAACACGGACGAGGAAAGGCTTTATGACCGGCTCCTCGTGGAAAAATACACCTACGAAGTCATCAAGGATATCCCTGTCGACGATGAGGAAATCCGCGAATATTATCAGGCCAACAAGAAGGAATACCTCCTGTCCGAACGCGTGCGGGTGAGCCAGATTCTTGTGGATACCGAGCAAAGGGCGGTTTCCATCCTTCGCCGGGTGGAAAACGAGCCTGAAGACGTCTTCCGCAGGCTGGCCCGGGAGGAATCTTTCGGTCCGGAGGCTTTTAAAGGAGGCGAAATGGGCGTTTTCAAGCCCGGTGACCTCCCGTATGAAATGGAAAGAGTCGTTTTCGCCCTCGAGGAAGGCGCCTTGAGCCGCGTTGTGGAATCCTTTTACGGCTTTCATATCTTCCGCCTCGACAAGCGCTACCCCCCGGAATTGCTTTCCGAAAGCGACGCCGCGCCGTCCATCCGATTGAAAATCCTCGAAAGGAAATACAAGGAGGCCATGGCCTCTCATATCGAGGACCTCCGGACGGATATGGAATGGACGGCCTATCCCGACAATCTGTTTTTCGCCGACCCAAAGGATGAATCATGA